The following proteins come from a genomic window of Geomonas sp. RF6:
- the argC gene encoding N-acetyl-gamma-glutamyl-phosphate reductase: MLKVAIVGASGYTGVELLRILHNHPEVAVTCVTSEQSAGKLVSDIFPTLRGRMDIVLEHLEPVHIAEKVDIVFTALPHKAAMEVVPTFLKMGKVVVDLSADYRLHDAEVYGRWYDRHLNPELLEEAVYGIPELRREEISNASLVANPGCYPTSIILGLAPLLKGKVVDPSSIIVSSASGVSGAGRGAKVDNLYCEVNEGFKAYAVGGVHRHIPEIEQELSLLAGTDVVISFTPHLVPMDRGILSTIHVNPAGKVSASELITLYETFYDGEPFVRILPEKTFPATSHVRGSNFCDIGIAVDERTGRIIVVSAIDNLVKGASGQAVQNMNLLCGFPETLGLDMLGVFP, from the coding sequence ATGCTGAAGGTTGCCATCGTCGGAGCAAGCGGCTACACAGGTGTAGAGCTCTTGCGCATACTCCACAACCACCCCGAGGTCGCCGTTACCTGTGTCACTTCCGAGCAGAGCGCGGGGAAACTCGTGAGCGACATTTTTCCCACCCTGCGCGGGCGGATGGACATAGTTCTGGAGCACCTGGAGCCTGTGCACATCGCGGAGAAGGTCGACATCGTATTCACCGCGCTGCCGCACAAGGCGGCGATGGAGGTCGTGCCGACCTTCCTGAAGATGGGGAAGGTGGTGGTCGATCTCTCCGCCGACTACCGCCTGCACGACGCCGAGGTGTACGGGCGCTGGTACGACCGCCATCTGAATCCCGAGCTTCTGGAAGAGGCGGTGTACGGCATCCCGGAGCTGCGCAGGGAAGAGATCTCCAATGCCTCTCTCGTTGCCAATCCGGGGTGCTATCCGACGAGCATCATCCTCGGTCTGGCCCCCCTCTTGAAGGGGAAGGTCGTCGATCCCTCCTCCATCATCGTCTCTTCGGCCTCCGGCGTCTCCGGCGCGGGGCGCGGCGCCAAGGTCGACAACCTCTACTGCGAGGTGAACGAGGGGTTCAAAGCGTACGCCGTAGGCGGGGTGCATCGACACATCCCCGAGATCGAGCAGGAACTCTCGCTTCTGGCTGGCACCGACGTGGTGATCTCCTTCACGCCGCATCTCGTTCCGATGGACCGCGGCATCCTCTCCACTATCCATGTGAATCCAGCGGGGAAGGTGTCGGCTTCCGAGCTGATCACCCTTTACGAGACCTTCTACGACGGCGAGCCGTTCGTGCGCATCCTTCCGGAGAAGACGTTTCCTGCCACCTCGCACGTGCGCGGCTCCAACTTCTGCGACATCGGCATCGCGGTGGACGAGCGCACCGGCCGCATCATCGTCGTCTCCGCAATCGATAACCTGGTGAAGGGCGCCTCCGGCCAGGCGGTGCAGAACATGAACCTCCTCTGCGGCTTCCCCGAGACGCTGGGGCTCGACATGCTCGGAGTCTTCCCGTAA
- a CDS encoding YgiQ family radical SAM protein translates to MKKVISGSRPGQFLPMTAEEARKRGWNELDVVFVTGDAYVDHPSFGVPLLARLLESKGLRVGIIAQPDWRSKEPFMALGRPRLFFAVAAGAMDSMVAHYTPARKLRRDDAYTPGNQHGARPNRATIVYTSRLKEAYRDVPVVIGGIEASLRRLAHYDFWEDKVRRSILLDAKADLLVFGMGERPLLEVTERLLKGEPFASIRDVRGTAFAASTLPECAAVLQLPSFEEVAADRAKYAEAFRLYAGEQNPFCAKTVVQPHAARYLVCNPPSLPLEPEGLDALYALPFQKAPHPSYREAIPAYEQIRASITSHRGCFGGCAFCAIAQHQGKIIQSRSEESILSELERLTGHGWFRGSVTDIGGPTANMYGLSCGNSAALSRCRRDSCLFPAPCHNLVTDDRRSARLLASSRQVKGVKHVAVSSGVRYDLLERQKGYLRELLGHHVGGLLKVAPEHLCDRVTETMRKPGKGSFEKFREAFERQSAKHGKRQHIVPYFISGHPGCTLSDMVDLALILKRWGMKVEQVQDFTPTPGTLATCMYYTGIDPFTGEQVHVARTDREKGQQKALLLYHLPEQRKACLDALRACGRRSEEAELFGGKRGPAGPGK, encoded by the coding sequence ATGAAAAAAGTGATCTCCGGCAGCAGGCCGGGACAGTTCCTTCCCATGACCGCAGAAGAAGCGCGGAAGCGGGGATGGAACGAGCTGGACGTTGTCTTCGTCACCGGCGATGCCTATGTTGATCATCCCTCCTTCGGTGTTCCCCTTCTGGCACGTCTTCTCGAGTCGAAAGGACTTCGCGTCGGTATCATCGCCCAGCCCGACTGGCGCAGCAAGGAGCCGTTCATGGCTCTGGGGCGCCCGCGCCTTTTCTTCGCGGTCGCGGCGGGTGCCATGGACTCCATGGTCGCCCATTACACCCCCGCAAGAAAGCTGCGCCGCGACGATGCCTACACCCCCGGAAACCAGCACGGCGCCCGCCCCAATCGCGCCACCATCGTGTACACCTCGCGGCTGAAAGAGGCGTATCGCGACGTGCCGGTGGTGATCGGCGGCATCGAGGCGAGCCTCAGGCGACTTGCCCACTACGACTTCTGGGAGGACAAGGTGCGCCGCTCCATCCTCCTGGACGCGAAGGCTGACCTTCTCGTCTTCGGGATGGGAGAGCGGCCGCTCCTGGAGGTGACGGAGCGACTTTTGAAGGGTGAGCCGTTCGCGTCGATCCGGGACGTTCGAGGCACCGCGTTTGCCGCTTCCACGTTGCCGGAATGTGCGGCAGTGCTGCAGCTCCCTTCCTTCGAGGAGGTGGCGGCGGACAGGGCGAAGTATGCGGAGGCCTTTCGGCTCTATGCCGGGGAGCAGAATCCCTTTTGCGCCAAAACGGTGGTACAGCCTCACGCCGCCCGCTACCTGGTGTGTAACCCGCCGTCCTTGCCGCTGGAGCCCGAGGGGCTGGACGCCCTCTATGCGCTCCCCTTTCAGAAGGCGCCCCACCCCTCCTACAGGGAGGCGATCCCGGCATACGAGCAGATCCGTGCCTCCATAACCAGCCATCGCGGCTGCTTCGGTGGCTGCGCCTTTTGCGCTATCGCACAGCACCAGGGAAAGATCATCCAGTCCCGCTCGGAAGAGTCGATACTCTCGGAGCTGGAGCGTCTGACCGGTCACGGCTGGTTCAGGGGTAGCGTCACCGACATCGGCGGCCCGACCGCGAATATGTACGGCCTCTCCTGCGGCAATAGCGCGGCCCTTTCCAGGTGTCGCCGTGACAGCTGCCTCTTTCCCGCGCCGTGCCACAATCTCGTCACCGACGACAGGAGGAGCGCCCGGCTTCTCGCCTCCAGCCGGCAGGTAAAAGGGGTGAAGCATGTTGCGGTTTCCTCCGGGGTACGTTACGATCTCCTGGAGCGCCAGAAGGGGTACCTGCGGGAACTCCTGGGGCATCACGTCGGGGGGCTTCTGAAGGTTGCTCCCGAGCACCTGTGCGACCGCGTGACGGAGACGATGCGAAAGCCGGGGAAGGGGTCGTTCGAGAAGTTCCGGGAGGCGTTCGAGCGGCAGAGTGCAAAGCACGGAAAGAGGCAGCACATCGTTCCGTACTTCATCTCCGGCCACCCTGGGTGCACCCTCTCGGACATGGTCGACCTGGCGCTCATCCTGAAACGGTGGGGAATGAAGGTGGAGCAGGTGCAGGATTTCACCCCGACCCCCGGCACGCTCGCCACGTGCATGTATTACACAGGGATCGATCCCTTCACCGGGGAGCAGGTGCACGTGGCCCGGACCGACCGGGAGAAGGGGCAGCAAAAAGCTCTGCTTTTATACCATCTTCCGGAGCAGAGGAAGGCGTGCCTCGATGCCCTGCGAGCCTGCGGGCGACGCTCGGAGGAGGCGGAGCTGT